ggtcagacggttagaaggcttgtcggcgaccgtgtagcaagggctttaggtaACGAGACTGATGAAGAAACTAttgtaatataaatgaaataaaaacttgtacatCAAAAAACCCGAAATAAATTATAACGGCGCCATCTGATGAGTTCACCATCGAAGGGCGCTTATACAAGCCTCCTTAGAAAGAGAGGCAAATAGCGGTTACAGGTTAATAATGTGTTTGCACATGTAGCATATGGCTTGCGCAAAGAAACTTGTGCAGGCAGCAGTACagccaggggcgtatttaccctagggccatccgggccatggcccggggcgctaACCCTCAGGGGCGGCATGGGGCGGCATATGCCGCCCCTAGcggattgcattttgtttttcttccttgacttctggggcggcgaaacgtattggcccggggcgccaaatttcaaaatacgccCCTGAGTGCAGCAGGATATATGCACCGTTTAAACAATGTGCAGATTCAGTGACTCAAGCACTTTCAATTGCGAGAAATTACGGGTTATTGCGAACATTAATTCGTCTCTACAAATACAGAAATAGCTTTTCTTCCTAATCACATACGTCTTTCtgctaggtacctaataataagtgTAAAATTAGGACTTATAGGTATGCCAGCCCCCTAAAGTACCTACTACTCCTACTAGATAGTTGAAACTGCAGCTAAAGCAAACTAAAATTTTCTAAGATCCAGTGTGCTGTATATATTTGTCTTTGCTTTGATAACACAGCATAGGTacgtttatttttaaccgacttcatttCAAAACGGCTGGACCGATTTCAATGTTGTAGcggtatttttattactttaaaaaataaactacaatAATGATAGGGACTATagtgtgtaaataaatacagcCAAGTAGAAAacgtaattataattttattatttacatcttTATATGATTAAATAATATACGTAACTTAACGGTTATTTAATAATCATTTCTAAACAAAAATATAGTGTGATACGATTGATGATATAGACTGGGTTGCTATATTCAAGCATTAAAGCTAATGAAAGTTCGTTGCTATGGACTCTGCGGGAGGTCGGAGGTGCTCTCAGTGGAGTCCACGGCGCCGTTGGGGATGGGCTCGGGCGTCGTTGACGGCGCTCGTGCACTTGATTGGGCCTGGCATTTGTTGCGTAGTTCAAACACTTGCGTTATAGCGTCGCGGAAGCACAGAAAATTGTAGTCTATTACACCTGCAAATTGAATGTATTGTAGGTACTATTAATAAAAACGCTAACCGGAAATTGTATTATGCGGGTAACTCATGCAAGCAAATGCTTTGTTGCTACAGTCATTTCTCCGGACTCGTCCTAGAGCGCTTTTAGATTATTTAGAGGGCTCCACTGTCACCGTAAATCTGAAATTGGTGATTACTGATTACAGTGTACATGTGGACGCTAGATAAGATTGACGCCAttgttttacaagcttttatttaacttgcaatgtatatCAAGCTAAATTAGTTGCAAGTTAATTCCTATTAtttgattgagctgaaacttcacatacatatgtaagttgggtgacaatgcattaTTATGGTACCGTCGAGCTGATCGGATGATGGACACAGTAGTGGACATAGGAAGactgtgataaaacaatgcaAACGAACTGTATTTTAGTTTGTCAGAAATATAATTATCTTATACCAgtcttatacatatatgtaacgaGTGATGACAAATAATGTGATGAGGTGTTAGTTgcttgttgaaagaaaagtagtcAGCGTTCTAAAGCTtgtatcattttttttacaaaaatgtttttctaattaTACGATGggggatattttatttttatttttatgtatttactaTTGTTTTTAGAACGCCATACGACTTTGACCCATGttttttcactgatatgtgttaaatatcaaacgatatTGCCAACGCCATCATCCcgagtataggccaaaggtgtggcgccatctattcgagaataactttttcttgatttccgaggcccgtattttccttagactttacttttcttatacggagttacaacATATATCTTTAATGGTAAAACGATTGAATAATTATATAGATTAGACTACGTAACATAGTAGGTAACATACCTTGTTTTTGGAAGTTCTCTTCACGAAGAATACAGACGAGGGCAAGAAATTTGTTGACTTCTCTTAAGTAAAGCACAGTACCATTATTGAGTTTTATTAAACTTGAGCTTTGACTGTTGAAAGTGTTAACTTCAGTCTCATCTACCATACTGAAACCAAAAGgacaataatttcaatgaacGAATTATTAAATTACCATCATCAATATCTGTTCGGGTTGTACCTTGTggggaacattttttttttagccACATCAAGGAAAATCGTAATATGTAAAGGCCTTAATTATGTCTCTGATACAATTAAACTGACATTAAAATAAAGACCACAGCTTGACTTAGATATAACAGGCCATAAATTGACTTAGATACCTATACAAATCAAAGCACCCTTAATAGTTTGAAAAACAAGATGTTGTTTCATGGGTTATATAtatagcataatttctaaaatcacatttcctaagtacgaaattcctaaaacagaatatcgaaaatcaaaatgtctaatgtaggaaattcctaaagacgcaTGTCCTAATACACTTTTAATCGAACGACCTCATTTTCGGAAATCAATATTCCTTTGTACACAATACCTAAgaacaatactttgaaagtcaatatgtctagtgctcaaaatagctacgttcaaaaagcctaatgacaatataTTGAAAATCAATATTTCCGAGAACATTACCTTCTTACCCTAAGTtgacgcggggctcctatttcttagcggtttgcccttcgggcatctgaagctacctaacgaacctaacctacctacctattgatttagtttagtgtgacgtccgtgaaaacagtaCACTTTGGGGGAAAAAGCGTAgggaggtaggtaggttaggttcgttaggtagcttcagatgccggaagtcagaaataggagccctgcgaagcggggctccgtctagttaagttgtaaaggaagttttttgaaaataaagttgCGTACGTTTGACTCTTTAAGCTAAGGTCAGCTAATACATTTAATAAGCTAATACTTTCGCAGTTTATACATTATAAACTTAGGACAACTGAACGTAGGAAAAAagatcgttagtattttcgtgcattAACAGTATTGTACTTTAGACATTTAAGGTTGATTAACCGTAGGACATGtacttatctttaggaatttcgtacattagagtacattttgattttcgatgttccgtctttaggaaatttgattttagaaattatgctacataaccgTTTCATGCATGCAAACTATGACGTCGCAGTCGCAGGTACAATTTTTAGTGCTGATAGACTATTTTATTTGGACTTTgtacattttgtacaatgacTTATGATTCGTATCGTATCAAAACTGGCGaacatttgttatttatattattagaaCATATAAACGTGAATCATCCAATACTAATGATAAACCTTTGACCTTGATGCGAGTACAACATTTCGTCCGCACTTCATTTATTAGATGGACTATATTATATTTGATATGGATGTAACATTATATAATCCTTATAGTTCATACGGCAATATTCTAGACggtattttatgtaaaatatatacTAGAAGTGTTTCCCTTATGTCTACATTTGTACCCTCAACATAATAGAGTAGAATCTTACCCGTATATACAGGAGATATCAATGACAACGTCAATCATATCACAGCACAGTTCATAGCTTTGCATATCCACAGGAGAGCTATCTGTTGCtatgtaaattttggataccacATCAAATAGAAACGCCTTTTCTATTCCTGAGTTCTGGAATGAAAAATAGTAGTTAATTATACCTATACTGCAAcatggccatagagaaataagtaagcttagAGTACTCACTCCAATAAGTTGTTTGGGAGGCATCGTAAAAcgtattatttataactgtaaAACACGCTTCAAAGATTACATAGTAAGTTTAAATCTTAATAAAAATCAGTTTTCGCAACCATATGAGCAGAGGCAATCTAAGCTTACTTATTTTTCTAAAAACATGGCTTAAATTACTATAAATATTAAGTAAtatatagtataaaatatatgcatattttagttgttaatattattaacgtAACGTAATTGTAAACGTAAGTTGTTTTAGTACCTAAGTACAGATAGCAGTTCTTTTTCTATCTGATATagatattataattttacttatttcagttaatataatttatatttatcaaCCTCCGGGTCTTTTTGttgtacatttttcttttgttGCGGTAAATCTTTTGTATTGCattgttttgtttgtaattttgtaagtaaaaaataaatatagaaaaaaattCCAACAGATCAATGGAAAGTCAATTTGCACAAGCGCTTCCATTAACAATATTATCAAAGGAGTTaattgataaacataaagaaatCGAAAAATTCTCGTCTCATAGATAGTAAAGTCAagagataaataataatagctaaataatagataaataataaactGAGCTATACATACAGAGATGAGTATGTTGAGTAAATTTTCTAATGTTGGTAGTTGCGGTATTAACTTTTGGACTACTTTGCTGAACGCTTCAAAGATGGAATGGTCGTAGATGGAGGTCAAGTGGAATGACAAATGCACATGTTCTAGTCCTGCTTCTGCCAAGTCATCTGTCGCTCGCTGGTGGATGTCTCTCTGAGATTCCATCTTGTAGTCATCATTAAGACCATCAACCTGAAAattaagttaaaaatattaagtactaCATTAAAGGTATTTAATGTTATccttgtatgtatatgtaatccTAATACCGGTACTAAttatttaatggaatttattaaaaCGAAGTTCCTTATCAGACGGTTTGCGGATGGGGGCTAGgcgaaaaaaaaaggttaaagtCTTTGCCATCAGAAGCCATGCTAGTGCGATATATGTAAGTGTCAAAATTTGCCATCACAAGCCATACAACTGCGAAATATAATGAGACTAATGAGAACAGaaccaaacaaaacaaaaacatgaCCATGAGCTTGAAACATGAACACGTCACCAGCCTTTCTTAACTTCATTCCAACCAAGAGTTCCATAACActcacaattatttttttactagcATCTGCCCGCGTCTTTGTCTGTgtgggatgatgatgattaataagAACTATCCTATGTTCTTTTCTCAGACCCGCTAGCACCACTTGTGTTCCCACGCATGAGAACGCAAGTCATATTAGCACTAGCAGGTCTGGTCTCAAACTATGTCATCATCATTGCTACATTAAGTCTAATCTCTTAATCTCTAAATTATTTGATGATGTATTAAAAAGGATATTTAATACACACATG
This region of Cydia amplana chromosome 4, ilCydAmpl1.1, whole genome shotgun sequence genomic DNA includes:
- the LOC134647214 gene encoding ras-related GTP-binding protein C, yielding MSYQDEPSGYDVGSFPKDFSYGPFEQNGEGDNTSLQEDHKPRILLMGLRRSGKSSIQKVVFHKMSPNETLFLESTNKIVKDDINNSSFVQFQIWDFPGQIDFFDPTFDSDTIFGGCGALVFVIDAQDDYGDALNKLQLTVTKAYRVNSNIKFEVFIHKVDGLNDDYKMESQRDIHQRATDDLAEAGLEHVHLSFHLTSIYDHSIFEAFSKVVQKLIPQLPTLENLLNILISNSGIEKAFLFDVVSKIYIATDSSPVDMQSYELCCDMIDVVIDISCIYGMVDETEVNTFNSQSSSLIKLNNGTVLYLREVNKFLALVCILREENFQKQGVIDYNFLCFRDAITQVFELRNKCQAQSSARAPSTTPEPIPNGAVDSTESTSDLPQSP